The segment ATTTAATGAGGCATTCGAGAAGACCCGCTAGAGGACAAGGCCCCTATGGAGACAACAGGAATATCTGATCAATAGAAAATGCCCGTGCAAGGATCATTCGTTATCCTCGTCACGGGCATTATACATTTAGAATAAGGAGCATGGTGTGAGTACAGGTTGCGGATTATTTCTTCTCGGCCAGCCATAGGGCTACATTCGCAATCTCTTCAGGGGCCAGCCTGTCTTTGAAGGGGGGCATCTGTCCGCGGCCCTTGGTGACTATGCTGTAGATCTGAGCTGCGTCATGCGAAGCGCCTTCCTGCTGCAGGCTGGGCCCCGCCCCGCCCTGAAGCTGGTCACCGTGGCAGGAGATACAATTGGCCTTCACTGTGGCTTCTGCGCCCGCAGCGTCCAGCACAACCTCCGGCATGGTCGGTTTGTTCTGTTCCGCCACCTCGGATTTCCCGGGTAAGGTAAACATTAAGATTACTGCAAAGGCACAGGCGGCAAAAAACAAACCGCTCATGATCCATTTCTGCATCTGCATCCGTCCCTCCATGTAAGCTGCTGACTCCATTATAGCGGATGGTGAAGCGTTATCATAGTATGTGTGTCAAAAAAATGAACACAAATGATCCATTTTTTTGAAAACACCTCATTCTCCGGTGCTATTCCTCATAGACCATGCAATAAAAAGGCTTATTGCCCGTCGGGGTACGGCGCTCATAGGTATCTGTTATGGTGAACCCGCATTTCTGATAGGCGCGGATGGCGCGCTGGTTCCAGGTCAGCACCTCCAGATCGATCTCGCGTTCCGGGTAACGGGTCTGTGCTGCCTGCACAATAGCCTTCATGAACAGATGCCCCATTCCATGACCGCACAGATCGGGCCGCATTCCGACTCCAAGCCGGACTATCCCCTCCATCGGAAAGAGCTGGGCGAAGCCGCACAGAACGCCTTGTCCGTTCACTACCGACACATATTGCTCGCTGCGCAGCTGCGGGTCTCCGAACTCCACGCCCAGCGCCTGCATCTGCTCCCAGGACATCCAGCCGTAAATATTATACGGAGGCTTGTAGCTCCACTCACAGATCTCAGCGGCATGCTGCGGCTCCATAGGCACCACGTAAAAGGTTAGCGGGGAGCTAATCATTAGGGGAGGCCTCCTTCCAGGGGAAATCAATTTATACTTATCATTCTTTATATTAATTATATACAAAAACAGCGAGTTTCGACGCAAATTCCTTGCGGAAATACAGAAACTTGACAAACGCCAAAATATATTTTCCGAAAGTGCAGAATCGGTGTTTTACAAATATAGAGACGGGTAAGTAATTTTATAGACAAAAAAAGCCCTTCTCCAAGATTTCGGCAAAAATCTCGGAAAAGAGCGTTAGGTTACAAAGGATTATTGTACATCATCGTTGTCTTGGGAATCCGAAGCTACAGTCTTGTAGGCATCTGTACTCATGATTCGCTTGGCGCCAACGTAGCGGTTGACGTAATAGCTGTCACTCAGCGAACTGATGGTTACACCACGTGAGGAAGAGGCATGGGCGAATTCGCCGTCACCAACATAAATACCGACAT is part of the Paenibacillus sp. FSL M7-0420 genome and harbors:
- a CDS encoding c-type cytochrome translates to MQKWIMSGLFFAACAFAVILMFTLPGKSEVAEQNKPTMPEVVLDAAGAEATVKANCISCHGDQLQGGAGPSLQQEGASHDAAQIYSIVTKGRGQMPPFKDRLAPEEIANVALWLAEKK
- a CDS encoding GNAT family N-acetyltransferase; this translates as MISSPLTFYVVPMEPQHAAEICEWSYKPPYNIYGWMSWEQMQALGVEFGDPQLRSEQYVSVVNGQGVLCGFAQLFPMEGIVRLGVGMRPDLCGHGMGHLFMKAIVQAAQTRYPEREIDLEVLTWNQRAIRAYQKCGFTITDTYERRTPTGNKPFYCMVYEE